In the Hylaeus volcanicus isolate JK05 chromosome 1, UHH_iyHylVolc1.0_haploid, whole genome shotgun sequence genome, one interval contains:
- the LOC128877591 gene encoding putative inorganic phosphate cotransporter, protein MALEIVRFLYAIMLCIANMIIYGQKVNIATTIVGMVKAKKEGGHVGDASHECNFDVEDTSPIDIDGPFDWSTTEQGLVVSIYFAGYLVGMFPSGYFADRFNTKNVLLICVLANAILTLLVPVAAHDLVALYIVRFLLGLASAANLPVVNVLVGKWLVYEEKSLWVAIIYAGTSLGTVVSIFTSGMIMSSLGWEAVYYIHGVLPLIWCVVFFFFFADNPETQKYISENERNLIVKSYGHRTPESGTMKVPWKQIFTSVPFWALVYTNTFGNFCWYFLLTQLPLYMNKILRFDVKSNAAISCSPYLINAIVNPLLGKMLDWGRKKNYWSQTVARKIAVFISCIPPSICLIIIAYVGCDRVASTVLLILSIVLCGAIFVGHLCNQNDLAPNYAGILMGITNTPGTISAFILPALVGALMEGGHTMARWRIVIWINVAAQLSAFVVYAIFGSGEIQKWNNLSEETWT, encoded by the exons ATGG CTCTGGAAATCGTAAGGTTCTTGTACGCGATAATGCTATGCATCGCGAACATGATCATCTACGGTCAGAAGGTGAACATAGCGACAACGATCGTCGGCATGGTGAAGGCTAAAAAGGAGGGAGGCCATGTTGGGGATGCATCGCACGAATGCAATTTCGACGTTGAGGACACATCGCCCATCGATATAGATGGTCCGTTTGATTGGTCAACGACCGAACAGGGTTTGGTCGTCAGTATATATTTCGCTGGTTACCTCGTGGGGATGTTTCCATCCGGATATTTTGCAGATCG CTTCAACACCAAAAACGTTCTGCTGATCTGCGTGCTGGCCAACGCGATCTTAACCCTGCTGGTCCCAGTGGCGGCCCACGATCTAGTTGCCCTCTACATTGTCAGGTTCCTCCTAGGCCTCGCGAGTGCTGCGAATCTTCCAGTGGTGAACGTGCTCGTGGGCAAATGGCTCGTTTACGAAGAGAAGAGTCTATGGGTCGCGATCATTTATGCTGGAACGTCACTCGGCACCGTCGTGTCGATCTTCACTTCTGGAATGATAATGAGCAGCCTGGGTTGGGAGGCAGTCTACTATATACATGGCGTTTTGCCTTTGATTTGGTGCGtggttttcttcttcttcttcgctgACAACCCGGAAACGCAGAAGTACATAAGCGAAAACGAGAGGAATCTCATCGTGAAGTCTTACGGCCACAGAACACCCGAATCGGGGACCATGAAGGTCCCgtggaaacaaatatttacttcaGTGCCATTTTGGGCTCTGGTTTACACCAATACCTTTGGAAACTTCTGTTGGTATTTCTTGCTCACCCAGCTGCCATTGTACATGAACAAAATTCTCAGGTTTGACGTAAAGTCG AATGCCGCCATCAGCTGTTCCCCATATCTAATTAACGCAATAGTGAATCCATTGCTCGGCAAAATGTTGGACTGGGGCAGGAAGAAGAATTACTGGAGCCAAACCGTAGCTCGAAAGATTGCAGTGTTCATAA GCTGCATTCCGCCGAGCATCTGTCTCATAATAATCGCGTACGTCGGCTGCGATCGCGTGGCTTCCACCGTGCTATTGATATTGAGTATAGTGTTGTGCGGTGCGATTTTCGTCGGCCATCTCTGCAATCAGAATGATCTGGCACCGAATTACGCGGGGATCTTAATGGGCATCACAAATACGCCTGGAACGATCTCGGCGTTCATCTTGCCAGCCTTGGTAGGCGCTCTCATGGAAGGCGGG